In Agromyces archimandritae, one genomic interval encodes:
- a CDS encoding ABC transporter permease — MNALRTLTATELRLFARTPTSVFMALLLPSLLLVLQGFVIPGMNEPMAGGSLRTIDLLIPIAFTVALLSVAVINYPTAIAGYRQLGVLRRLDVTPVGAPRVLFAQWIVSILSYAAAVAVTGAFAFLAFGASVPRNLVLVIAIIALGAVTMMAVGSIIAARAPSPQAANGIGMLVFIASLYTAGVWTPGDTMPETMRTVSGFTPLGAMSQSLTSAWYEGTATLAPILVMGAWALICSLLAIRLFRWR, encoded by the coding sequence ATGAATGCCCTCCGTACCCTCACCGCGACCGAACTCCGTCTCTTCGCACGCACCCCGACGAGCGTCTTCATGGCGCTGCTGCTGCCTTCGCTGCTGCTCGTCCTGCAGGGGTTCGTCATCCCGGGCATGAACGAGCCGATGGCGGGCGGTTCGCTGCGCACGATCGACCTGCTCATCCCGATCGCGTTCACGGTCGCGCTGCTCAGCGTGGCGGTCATCAACTACCCGACGGCGATCGCCGGCTACCGGCAGCTGGGCGTGCTGCGACGCCTGGACGTCACGCCCGTCGGCGCACCGCGCGTGCTGTTCGCACAGTGGATCGTGAGCATCCTGTCGTATGCGGCCGCGGTCGCCGTGACCGGAGCGTTCGCCTTCCTCGCGTTCGGTGCCTCGGTGCCGCGGAACCTCGTGCTCGTGATCGCGATCATCGCGCTCGGTGCGGTGACGATGATGGCGGTCGGTTCGATCATCGCGGCGCGGGCGCCGAGTCCGCAGGCCGCGAACGGCATCGGGATGCTCGTCTTCATCGCATCGCTCTACACCGCCGGGGTGTGGACGCCGGGCGACACGATGCCCGAAACGATGCGGACGGTCTCGGGATTCACGCCGCTCGGCGCGATGAGCCAGTCGCTCACGTCGGCCTGGTACGAGGGCACCGCGACGCTTGCGCCCATCCTGGTCATGGGCGCCTGGGCGCTGATCTGCTCGCTCCTCGCCATCCGCCTGTTCCGCTGGCGCTGA
- a CDS encoding DUF3566 domain-containing protein yields MSSIAEKLAKKSTRRTPAKQVRLRLVYIDFWSAVKLSFLVAVCLAIVSIVASFLIYTVLLSTNVFQKVDELVRDVAGSGTDLMSFLSLGNVMGFALITALLNLVVTTALGAVLAALYNLSVRITGGILVGFTNN; encoded by the coding sequence ATGAGTAGCATCGCCGAGAAGCTCGCGAAGAAGTCGACCCGGCGCACACCCGCCAAGCAGGTGCGGCTGCGCCTCGTCTACATCGACTTCTGGTCGGCCGTGAAACTGTCGTTCCTCGTCGCCGTGTGCCTCGCGATCGTCAGCATCGTCGCCTCGTTCCTGATCTACACGGTGCTGCTGTCCACCAACGTCTTCCAGAAAGTCGACGAACTCGTCCGCGACGTCGCCGGCTCCGGCACCGACCTCATGTCGTTCCTGTCGCTCGGCAACGTCATGGGCTTCGCGCTCATCACCGCGCTGCTCAACCTCGTCGTCACCACAGCCCTCGGCGCCGTCCTCGCCGCGCTCTACAACCTGAGCGTCCGCATCACCGGCGGCATCCTCGTCGGCTTCACCAACAACTGA
- the gyrA gene encoding DNA gyrase subunit A yields MTDEITPDETDGPGIHGRIDQVDLQLEMQRSYLDYAMSVIVGRALPEVRDGLKPVHRRVIYAMYDGGYRPDKAFSKCARVVGDVMGQFHPHGDSAIYDALVRLVQPWSMRYPLALGQGNFGSPGNDGAAAPRYTETKMAPLALEMVRDIDEDTVDFQDNYDGHTQEPSILPARIPNLLVNGSVGIAVGMATNIPPHNLREVAEGAQWYLEHPEATREELQEALIQRIKGPDFPTGAQILGTKGILDTYRTGRGSITMRAVVSVEEIHGRTCLVVTELPYQVNPDNLAIKIADLVKDGKISGIADIRDETSGRTGQRLVIVLKRDAVAKVVLNNLYKHTQLQDNFGANMLAIVDGVPRTLSIDGFIAHWVDHQVDVIVRRTKFRLKKAEADAHIQRGYALALDMLDEVIALIRRSPDVDAAREGLIELLGVDTLQADAILTMQLRRLAALERQKILDRLAELEREIAEYQAILADETRQRGIVSEELAEVVGKYGDERRTHIMPGFDGDMSIEDLIPEEEMVVTVTRGGYVKRTRSDNYRSQHRGGKGVKGAQLRADDVVEHFFVTTTHHWLLFFTNMGRVYRAKAYEIQEGGRDAKGQHLANLLELQPDEEVAEILDLRDYQAAKFLVLATRDGLVKKSALEEYDTNRSRGIIAIKLRDGDELVSAMLVDEGDEILLVSRKGMSLRFAAHDDALRPMGRSTSGVKGMSFRDGDELLEAAVVPASGEEDAAEDGRPYVFVVTEGGYAKRTDVAQYRLQNRGGLGIKVAKLSDDRGDLAGALIVHDDDEVLVVLASGKVVRSDVAEVPAKGRDTMGVVFAKFAEQDRIIAVARNSERNLGLADEATEAPAASGEESAE; encoded by the coding sequence ATGACTGACGAGATCACCCCCGACGAGACGGACGGCCCGGGCATCCACGGCCGGATCGACCAGGTCGACCTGCAGCTCGAGATGCAGCGGTCCTACCTCGACTACGCCATGAGCGTCATCGTCGGCCGTGCCCTGCCCGAGGTGCGCGACGGGCTGAAGCCCGTGCACCGCCGCGTCATCTACGCCATGTACGACGGCGGCTACCGCCCCGACAAGGCCTTCTCGAAGTGCGCGCGCGTCGTCGGCGACGTCATGGGCCAGTTCCACCCGCACGGCGACTCGGCCATCTACGACGCCCTCGTCCGCCTCGTCCAGCCGTGGTCGATGCGGTACCCGCTCGCGCTCGGGCAGGGAAACTTCGGCTCGCCCGGCAACGACGGGGCCGCCGCCCCCCGATACACCGAGACCAAGATGGCGCCGCTCGCCCTCGAGATGGTTCGCGACATCGACGAGGACACCGTCGACTTCCAGGACAACTACGACGGCCACACGCAGGAACCGTCGATCCTGCCCGCACGCATCCCGAACCTGCTCGTCAACGGCTCCGTCGGCATCGCCGTCGGCATGGCCACGAACATCCCCCCGCACAACCTCCGCGAGGTCGCCGAAGGCGCCCAGTGGTACCTCGAGCACCCCGAGGCCACCCGCGAAGAACTGCAGGAAGCGCTCATCCAGCGCATCAAGGGCCCCGACTTCCCGACCGGTGCGCAGATCCTCGGCACCAAGGGCATCCTCGACACCTACCGCACCGGCCGCGGATCCATCACCATGCGCGCCGTCGTCAGCGTCGAGGAGATCCACGGCCGCACCTGCCTCGTCGTCACCGAACTGCCCTACCAGGTCAACCCCGACAACCTCGCCATCAAGATCGCCGACCTCGTCAAGGACGGCAAGATCTCGGGCATCGCCGACATCCGCGACGAAACCTCCGGCCGCACCGGCCAGCGCCTCGTCATCGTGCTGAAGCGCGACGCCGTCGCCAAGGTCGTGCTGAACAACCTGTACAAGCACACCCAGCTGCAGGACAACTTCGGCGCCAACATGCTCGCGATCGTCGACGGCGTGCCCCGCACGCTCTCCATCGACGGCTTCATCGCGCACTGGGTCGACCACCAGGTCGACGTCATCGTGCGCCGCACGAAGTTCCGCCTGAAGAAGGCCGAAGCCGACGCGCACATCCAGCGCGGCTACGCCCTCGCACTCGACATGCTCGACGAGGTCATCGCGCTCATCCGTCGATCCCCCGACGTGGATGCCGCCCGGGAAGGCCTCATCGAGCTGCTCGGCGTCGATACCCTCCAGGCAGATGCCATCCTCACGATGCAGCTGCGTCGGCTGGCCGCCCTCGAACGCCAGAAGATCCTCGACAGGCTCGCTGAACTCGAGCGGGAGATCGCCGAATACCAGGCGATCCTCGCCGACGAGACCCGTCAGCGGGGCATCGTCTCCGAAGAGCTCGCCGAGGTCGTCGGCAAATACGGCGACGAGCGCCGCACGCACATCATGCCCGGCTTCGACGGGGACATGTCGATCGAAGACCTCATCCCCGAAGAAGAGATGGTCGTCACCGTCACCCGCGGCGGCTACGTCAAGCGCACCCGCAGCGACAACTACCGCTCGCAGCACCGCGGCGGCAAGGGCGTCAAGGGCGCCCAGCTGCGCGCCGACGACGTCGTCGAGCACTTCTTCGTCACCACCACCCACCACTGGCTGCTGTTCTTCACGAACATGGGCCGCGTGTACCGTGCGAAGGCCTACGAGATCCAGGAGGGCGGGCGCGACGCCAAGGGTCAGCACCTCGCGAACCTCCTCGAACTCCAGCCCGACGAAGAGGTCGCCGAGATCCTCGACCTGCGCGACTACCAGGCTGCGAAGTTCCTCGTCCTCGCCACCCGCGACGGCCTCGTGAAGAAGTCCGCCCTCGAGGAGTACGACACCAACCGCTCCCGCGGCATCATCGCGATCAAACTGCGCGACGGCGACGAACTCGTCTCCGCGATGCTCGTCGATGAGGGCGACGAGATCCTCCTCGTCTCCCGCAAGGGCATGTCGCTGCGCTTCGCCGCCCACGACGACGCCCTCCGCCCCATGGGCCGATCCACTTCGGGCGTGAAGGGCATGTCGTTCCGCGATGGCGACGAACTCCTCGAAGCGGCCGTCGTGCCCGCATCCGGCGAGGAGGACGCCGCCGAAGACGGCCGCCCCTACGTCTTCGTCGTCACCGAAGGCGGATACGCCAAGCGCACCGACGTCGCCCAGTACCGCCTGCAGAACCGCGGCGGGCTCGGTATCAAGGTCGCCAAGCTCTCCGACGACCGCGGCGACCTCGCCGGCGCCCTCATCGTGCACGACGACGACGAGGTCCTTGTGGTTCTTGCCAGCGGCAAGGTGGTACGCTCTGACGTCGCCGAAGTGCCCGCGAAGGGGCGTGACACGATGGGTGTGGTCTTCGCGAAATTCGCGGAGCAGGACCGCATCATCGCCGTCGCCAGGAACTCCGAGCGGAACCTGGGCCTGGCGGATGAAGCAACCGAGGCCCCCGCGGCATCGGGGGAGGAGTCAGCTGAATGA
- the gyrB gene encoding DNA topoisomerase (ATP-hydrolyzing) subunit B, translating to MTAEPKKGQSSPEYGADEIQVLEGLEAVRKRPGMYIGSTGPRGLHHLVYEIVDNSVDEALAGYATTINVTILADGGLRVVDDGRGIPVDIHKAEGKSTVEVVLTILHAGGKFGGGAYAVSGGLHGVGSSVVNALSTRLDVEVSQKGHVWSQTYHSGVPDAPLAQTGTTDATGTTITFWPNADIFETVEFDYETLRTRFQQTAFLNKGLRITLDDERDVPQIVDGDTGEDEEAGKAPHRHDVFLYERGLVDYVEYLNRSKRAELVHDEVISFESEDPERKIALEVAMQWTTAYTESVHTFANTINTHEGGTHEEGFRAALTTLVNRYAREKGLLKEKDANLTGEDVREGLTAVISVKLGEPQFEGQTKTKLGNTEAKSFVQKVAADQLGDWFERNPNQARDIIRKSIGAATARLAARKAREATRRKGLLESSGMPGKLKDCSSKDPSISEIFIVEGDSAGGSAVQGRNPATQAILPLRGKILNVEKARLDRALANAEIQAMITAFGAGIGEDFDPSKARYHKIVLMADADVDGQHITTLLLTLLFRFMRPLIELGHVYLAQPPLYRLKWTNADHEFVFSDKERDALLADGVAHGKRIPKENGIQRYKGLGEMNYQELWETTMNPETRTLLQVSMDDAAAADEVFSTLMGEDVDARRTFIQKNAKDVRFLDI from the coding sequence ATGACAGCGGAACCGAAGAAGGGCCAGAGTTCGCCCGAATACGGCGCGGATGAGATCCAGGTGCTCGAAGGCCTCGAGGCGGTTCGCAAGCGCCCGGGCATGTACATCGGATCCACCGGCCCCCGAGGCCTCCACCACCTCGTCTACGAGATCGTCGACAACTCGGTCGACGAAGCCCTGGCCGGCTACGCGACCACCATCAACGTCACGATCCTCGCCGACGGGGGCCTCCGCGTCGTCGACGACGGCCGCGGCATCCCCGTCGACATCCACAAGGCCGAAGGCAAGTCCACGGTCGAGGTCGTGCTCACGATCCTGCACGCCGGCGGCAAGTTCGGCGGCGGGGCCTATGCGGTCTCCGGAGGTCTGCACGGCGTCGGTTCCTCGGTCGTGAACGCCCTCTCCACGCGCCTCGACGTCGAGGTGAGCCAGAAGGGCCACGTCTGGAGCCAGACCTACCACAGCGGTGTCCCGGATGCCCCCCTCGCCCAGACCGGCACGACCGACGCCACCGGAACGACCATCACCTTCTGGCCGAACGCCGACATCTTCGAGACCGTCGAGTTCGACTACGAGACGCTGCGCACCCGCTTCCAGCAGACGGCGTTCCTGAACAAGGGTCTTCGCATCACCCTCGACGACGAGCGGGACGTGCCGCAGATCGTCGACGGGGACACTGGCGAAGACGAGGAGGCCGGCAAGGCCCCGCACCGGCACGACGTCTTCCTCTACGAGCGCGGGCTCGTCGACTACGTCGAATACCTGAACCGTTCCAAGCGGGCCGAACTCGTCCACGACGAGGTCATCTCCTTCGAATCCGAAGACCCGGAGCGCAAGATCGCCCTCGAGGTCGCGATGCAGTGGACGACCGCCTACACCGAGTCGGTGCACACCTTCGCGAACACCATCAACACCCATGAGGGAGGCACGCACGAAGAAGGCTTCCGCGCGGCGCTCACGACCCTCGTGAACCGGTACGCGCGCGAGAAGGGCCTCCTGAAGGAGAAGGACGCGAACCTCACCGGCGAAGACGTCCGCGAGGGCCTCACCGCCGTCATCTCCGTCAAGCTCGGCGAACCGCAGTTCGAAGGCCAGACGAAGACGAAACTCGGCAACACCGAGGCGAAGTCCTTCGTGCAGAAGGTCGCCGCCGACCAGCTCGGCGACTGGTTCGAACGGAACCCCAACCAGGCCCGCGACATCATCCGCAAGTCGATCGGCGCGGCCACCGCGCGCCTGGCCGCCCGCAAGGCGCGCGAGGCGACCCGCCGCAAGGGCCTCCTCGAATCCAGCGGCATGCCCGGCAAGCTGAAGGACTGCTCCTCGAAGGATCCGTCGATCTCCGAGATCTTCATCGTCGAGGGCGATTCGGCCGGCGGCTCGGCCGTGCAGGGCCGAAACCCCGCGACGCAGGCGATCCTGCCGCTGCGCGGGAAGATCCTGAACGTCGAGAAGGCGCGCCTCGACCGGGCCCTGGCCAACGCCGAGATCCAGGCGATGATCACGGCCTTCGGCGCCGGTATCGGCGAGGACTTCGACCCCTCCAAGGCCAGGTACCACAAGATCGTGCTCATGGCCGACGCCGACGTCGACGGCCAGCACATCACGACCCTGCTGCTCACCCTCCTGTTCCGCTTCATGCGGCCCCTCATCGAGCTCGGGCACGTCTACCTGGCCCAGCCGCCGCTGTACCGGCTGAAGTGGACGAACGCCGACCACGAGTTCGTGTTCTCCGACAAGGAGCGCGACGCGCTGCTGGCCGACGGCGTCGCCCACGGCAAGCGCATCCCCAAGGAGAACGGGATCCAGCGCTACAAGGGCCTCGGCGAGATGAACTACCAGGAACTCTGGGAGACGACGATGAACCCCGAGACCCGCACCCTGCTGCAGGTCTCGATGGATGACGCGGCCGCCGCCGACGAGGTGTTCTCGACCCTCATGGGCGAGGACGTGGATGCGCGCCGCACCTTCATCCAGAAGAACGCGAAGGACGTCCGGTTCCTCGACATCTGA
- a CDS encoding DUF721 domain-containing protein — translation MPEPGPQTEAERVYRHFREIFGGDGRAPSRRRRERRTPEAELPFAPGRDPRALGDALDALTTQLGWTAPLARHELLASWPEVAGAEIAKHSEPVGIEGGMMTVRCESTAWATQLRLMRTELVSRVVDRFPDSGVESMRFQGPDAPSWKRGPRSVPGRGPRDTYG, via the coding sequence ATGCCTGAGCCCGGCCCCCAGACGGAGGCGGAGCGCGTCTACCGCCATTTCCGCGAGATATTCGGCGGTGACGGTCGTGCGCCGAGCCGGCGGCGGCGGGAGCGCCGCACGCCCGAAGCCGAGCTCCCCTTCGCGCCGGGGCGCGATCCGCGCGCCCTCGGGGATGCCCTCGACGCCTTGACGACCCAGCTCGGCTGGACGGCGCCGCTCGCCCGGCACGAACTGCTCGCATCCTGGCCCGAGGTCGCCGGTGCGGAGATCGCGAAGCACTCCGAACCGGTCGGCATCGAGGGCGGGATGATGACGGTTCGATGCGAGTCGACGGCGTGGGCGACGCAGCTCCGGCTGATGCGCACCGAGCTCGTCTCACGGGTCGTCGACCGCTTCCCGGATTCGGGCGTGGAATCGATGCGCTTCCAGGGGCCCGACGCCCCATCCTGGAAAAGGGGTCCCAGATCGGTTCCAGGGCGCGGTCCGCGCGATACCTATGGCTGA
- the recF gene encoding DNA replication/repair protein RecF (All proteins in this family for which functions are known are DNA-binding proteins that assist the filamentation of RecA onto DNA for the initiation of recombination or recombinational repair.), whose amino-acid sequence MHVARLSLTDWRNYGRAELELEPGATVLVGRNGQGKTNLVESIGYLSTLGSHRVSSDQPLIRAGADAAIIRALLRHDGRDVLVEVQLNRQGANRAQINRAPSKPRELPRYCHSVLFAPEDLAIVRGEPSVRRRMLDELLVQLTPRLSGVMADYERVLKQRNSLLKSARARGIPASGLSTLDIWDERLIELGTELIDQRTSVIRALDEPLRRAYHAIVDADHEPRIRPLLSIDGAIVDDEPAASRVPEGAAVDAGSHSADTAARFRTALAALRPRELERGVTLAGPHRDDVLLELGGLPAKGYASHGESWSLALALRLAGAELLRSDAPSGDPILVLDDVFAELDRTRRERLAAAISGFEQVLITAAVLEDVPESLSARLVHIDGGRIESGDADAAEEGGTDA is encoded by the coding sequence GTGCACGTCGCCCGACTCTCCCTCACCGACTGGCGCAACTACGGGCGCGCCGAGCTCGAGCTGGAGCCGGGTGCGACCGTGCTCGTCGGCCGGAACGGTCAGGGCAAGACGAACCTCGTCGAGTCGATCGGCTACCTCTCCACGCTCGGTTCGCACCGGGTCTCGAGCGATCAGCCGCTGATCCGCGCGGGCGCCGATGCGGCGATCATCCGTGCGCTGCTCCGCCACGACGGCCGCGACGTGCTCGTCGAGGTGCAGCTGAACCGGCAGGGCGCGAACCGGGCGCAGATCAACCGTGCCCCGTCCAAGCCCCGCGAGCTGCCGCGATACTGCCACAGCGTGCTGTTCGCGCCGGAAGATCTCGCGATCGTGCGCGGCGAGCCCTCCGTACGGCGGCGGATGCTCGACGAGCTCCTCGTCCAGCTCACCCCGCGGCTCTCCGGTGTCATGGCGGACTACGAGCGCGTGCTGAAGCAGCGCAACTCGCTGCTGAAGTCGGCGCGCGCACGCGGCATCCCGGCCTCGGGGCTGTCGACGCTCGATATCTGGGACGAACGCCTCATCGAGCTCGGCACGGAGCTCATCGATCAGCGCACGAGCGTCATCCGCGCCCTCGACGAGCCCCTGCGCCGCGCCTATCACGCGATCGTCGACGCCGACCACGAGCCGCGCATTCGACCCCTCCTCTCCATCGACGGGGCTATCGTCGACGACGAGCCGGCCGCATCGCGGGTCCCCGAGGGCGCCGCGGTGGATGCCGGGTCGCACTCTGCCGATACGGCGGCGCGCTTCCGCACGGCCCTCGCCGCACTTCGCCCGCGCGAGCTCGAGCGCGGCGTCACCTTGGCCGGCCCGCATCGCGACGACGTGCTGCTGGAACTCGGCGGGCTTCCGGCGAAGGGGTATGCGAGTCACGGCGAGTCGTGGTCGCTGGCCCTCGCGCTCCGGTTGGCCGGCGCCGAGCTGTTGCGGAGCGATGCGCCGTCGGGCGACCCGATCCTCGTGCTCGACGATGTGTTCGCCGAGCTCGATCGCACCCGGCGCGAGCGACTCGCCGCGGCGATCTCGGGGTTCGAGCAGGTGCTGATCACGGCCGCCGTGCTCGAGGACGTGCCGGAGTCCCTCTCGGCTCGGCTCGTGCACATCGACGGTGGCAGGATCGAGTCGGGCGACGCGGATGCCGCCGAGGAGGGAGGCACGGATGCCTGA
- the dnaN gene encoding DNA polymerase III subunit beta: MKFQVNRDVFSEAVSFAVKLLPQRTTLPILSGVLIRTSEDGLVLSSFDYEVSSQTEIAADVEEPGTILVHGRLLAEIASRLPNAPVRFTTEESRISVACGSANFTLASMPVEEYPSVPEIGEPSGVVPADAFADAVSQVAVAASRDDVTPVITGVQLEIADNRLSMVATDRYRVAVRDIDWDGGRVGDEEVTTALVPARTLQEIGKTFGHSGTISVTIAQRDDRAIIAFSADKKTVTSLLIKGNFPPVRRLFPETVDNYAVMNTAELIEATRRVSLVLEREAALRYSFGEEGLTLEAIGSEQAQAQETIDTVLTGEATVVSLKPQFLLDGLGAVHSEFVRVSFTKTENPNKPGPVLITAQTSREQAGNDSYRYLLQPNLLLR, translated from the coding sequence GTGAAGTTCCAGGTCAATCGCGATGTGTTCAGCGAGGCCGTCTCCTTCGCCGTGAAGCTGCTTCCGCAGCGCACCACGCTCCCGATCCTCTCCGGCGTGCTCATCCGCACGAGCGAGGACGGTCTCGTCCTCTCCTCCTTCGACTACGAGGTCTCCTCGCAGACCGAAATCGCCGCCGACGTCGAAGAGCCCGGCACGATCCTCGTCCACGGCCGACTTCTCGCCGAGATCGCCAGCCGCCTGCCGAACGCCCCGGTGCGTTTCACGACCGAGGAATCCAGGATCTCCGTCGCCTGCGGTTCGGCGAACTTCACCCTTGCCTCGATGCCGGTCGAGGAGTACCCCTCGGTTCCCGAGATCGGCGAGCCCTCGGGCGTCGTGCCGGCGGATGCCTTCGCCGACGCGGTCTCGCAGGTGGCCGTCGCCGCCTCCCGCGACGACGTGACACCGGTGATCACCGGCGTGCAGCTCGAGATCGCCGACAATCGCCTCAGCATGGTCGCCACCGACCGGTACCGCGTCGCCGTGCGCGACATCGACTGGGACGGCGGGCGCGTCGGCGACGAAGAGGTCACCACCGCACTCGTCCCGGCGCGAACCCTGCAGGAGATCGGCAAGACCTTCGGCCACTCCGGCACGATCTCGGTGACGATCGCGCAGCGCGACGACCGGGCGATCATCGCCTTCAGCGCCGACAAGAAGACCGTCACGAGCCTGCTCATCAAGGGCAACTTCCCGCCGGTTCGCCGTCTCTTCCCCGAGACGGTGGACAACTACGCCGTCATGAACACCGCCGAGCTCATCGAGGCGACCCGGCGCGTCTCCCTCGTGCTCGAACGCGAAGCGGCCCTCCGTTACAGCTTCGGCGAGGAGGGTCTGACCCTCGAGGCGATCGGCAGCGAGCAGGCGCAGGCGCAGGAAACCATCGACACGGTGCTCACCGGCGAGGCGACCGTCGTCTCGCTGAAGCCGCAGTTCCTGCTCGACGGCCTCGGCGCCGTGCATTCCGAGTTCGTGCGGGTCTCGTTCACGAAGACCGAGAACCCGAACAAGCCCGGACCCGTCCTGATCACGGCGCAGACCTCGCGCGAGCAGGCCGGCAACGACAGCTACCGCTACCTGCTGCAGCCGAACCTGCTGCTGCGCTGA
- the dnaA gene encoding chromosomal replication initiator protein DnaA, whose protein sequence is MAEQPISETWAGVLARLSEDTAVTPMLQGFLNLVEPKGIAGGTFYLEVPNDFTASMLNQRMRVPLISAMQAVSSAAAAEGDEAAVASSFYVVVNPELEEAPHFAPQAPVAEPAVEEHLETPAPPQSMFDSPGADRPRDSRLNPKYSFDNFVIGQSNRFAHAAAVAVAEAPAKAYNPLFIYGDSGLGKTHLLHAIGHYAMSLYPGIRVRYVSSEEFTNDFINSIANNRGALFQQRYRNIDILLIDDIQFLQGKAETQEAFFHTFNQLHDHNKQVVITSDVPPKHLTGFEDRMRSRFEWGLITDVQAPDLETRIAILRKKAQSDRLMVDDDILEYMATKVSSNIRELEGTLIRVTAFASLNRTPVDMALVQTVLKDLISDDEDNVVAPVDIITATAEYFKLTVDDLYGSSRSQGVATSRQIAMYLCRELTSLSLPKIGQLFGNRDHTTVMYANKKISELMKERRSIYNQVTELTARIKQTSRFR, encoded by the coding sequence ATGGCGGAACAGCCCATTTCCGAGACCTGGGCGGGTGTGCTCGCACGCCTTTCGGAAGACACGGCCGTGACGCCGATGCTGCAGGGGTTCCTGAACCTCGTAGAGCCGAAGGGGATCGCCGGCGGCACCTTCTACCTCGAGGTGCCCAACGATTTCACGGCGAGCATGCTGAACCAGCGGATGCGCGTCCCCCTGATCTCGGCGATGCAGGCCGTCTCGAGCGCCGCGGCCGCCGAGGGCGACGAGGCCGCCGTCGCCTCATCGTTCTACGTGGTGGTCAACCCGGAGCTCGAAGAGGCGCCGCACTTCGCGCCGCAGGCCCCGGTCGCCGAACCGGCAGTCGAGGAGCACCTCGAAACTCCGGCTCCGCCGCAGTCGATGTTCGATTCGCCCGGTGCCGACCGGCCGCGCGATTCCAGGCTGAACCCGAAGTACTCCTTCGACAACTTCGTCATCGGCCAGTCCAACCGCTTCGCGCATGCGGCGGCGGTCGCCGTCGCCGAGGCGCCGGCCAAGGCCTACAACCCGCTGTTCATCTACGGCGACTCGGGGCTCGGCAAGACCCACCTGCTGCATGCGATCGGGCACTACGCGATGAGCCTGTACCCGGGCATCCGCGTCCGGTACGTCTCCAGCGAGGAGTTCACGAACGACTTCATCAACTCGATCGCGAACAACCGGGGAGCCCTGTTCCAGCAGCGCTACCGCAACATCGACATCCTCCTGATCGACGACATCCAGTTCCTGCAGGGCAAGGCGGAGACGCAGGAGGCGTTCTTCCACACCTTCAATCAGTTGCACGACCACAACAAGCAGGTCGTGATCACGAGCGATGTGCCGCCGAAGCATCTGACGGGCTTCGAGGATCGGATGCGCAGCCGCTTCGAGTGGGGGCTCATCACCGATGTGCAGGCGCCCGACCTCGAGACGCGCATCGCGATCCTTCGCAAGAAGGCGCAGTCGGATCGCCTGATGGTCGACGACGACATCCTCGAGTACATGGCGACGAAGGTCTCGAGCAACATCCGCGAGCTCGAAGGCACGCTGATCCGCGTGACGGCGTTCGCGAGCCTGAACCGCACGCCGGTCGACATGGCGCTCGTGCAGACGGTGCTGAAGGACCTCATCAGCGACGATGAGGACAACGTGGTCGCCCCGGTCGACATCATCACGGCGACGGCCGAGTACTTCAAGCTCACGGTCGACGATCTGTACGGGTCGAGCCGTTCGCAGGGGGTCGCGACGTCGCGGCAGATCGCGATGTATCTCTGCCGGGAGCTCACGAGCCTGTCGCTGCCGAAGATCGGTCAGCTCTTCGGCAATCGCGACCACACCACGGTGATGTATGCGAACAAGAAGATCTCGGAGCTCATGAAGGAGCGCCGTTCGATCTACAACCAGGTGACCGAGCTGACGGCGCGCATCAAGCAGACGAGCCGCTTCCGCTGA
- the rpmH gene encoding 50S ribosomal protein L34, with product MSKRTFQPNNRRRAKKHGFRLRMRTRAGRAILAARRRKGRTELSA from the coding sequence ATGAGCAAGCGTACGTTCCAGCCGAACAACCGTCGTCGTGCCAAGAAGCACGGCTTCCGCCTCCGGATGCGCACCCGCGCCGGCCGTGCGATCCTCGCCGCCCGCCGCCGCAAGGGCCGCACCGAGCTCTCCGCCTGA